AGTTTGcacctgtttttctttctcaggctaATAAGCCTGACAGTCCCGCGCTGCGCTGCACTGCCAGGCTGGGATAAAGGATTTCCCGGACCCATATGGCatttggaaatggaaatgttCTTGTTCAAGGCAAGATTTTGTGCAAAATATGAtccaggccctgtgtgtgtaacttgcTGTATATCAAGGATGACTAAAAATATCATGCAACTCATTACTCAGGACTGAGTGTACTTCCCTCTTCTCTTATAATTGCATGGGTGTCCATTTATGTTGTCTTTGATGCTGTGCTTTGTACTTGCTCCAAGCTAAACAAGTTAACAAGAATGGATGCCACATGGTTGGTGCTGAAATGAAGAATATGGTTCAGCAAGCTTGTTTTGAGTGATTTTAGGGAACAGATCCCCAGATCCCCAGATCCCCATGTCTGTCAATGAGCTGCTGGCATTACTGCTGGCCGTGTATTAACTGGGCTGTATTGTGTTTTAAAGGAGCGACGAGCTGTACACTTTCCTGATCAGCCTGCGGCAACAGTGCTGCTACCTGACGGACACAGTGAGGGATGTCATTGGCCGCTTTCCCCGCAACGCTTCAGAGGtatcctgccacacacacacacacacacacacacacacacacacacacacacacacaactgcctgACAAGCCAGCAAAAACCTAGTCTCGCTTAATAGAATCCATACCCACCCTTCAAAGATCTCATAAATACATCtgagttctcttttttttatttgttgacacaaaaaccCAAACTATTTATGTAAGccgtgtaaatgtgtgtgtgtgtgtgtgtggttctccgtctctctgccgtgtgtgtgtgtgtgtgtgtgtgtgtgtggggttcaCCGTCTCTCTGCCGTGTGTCCAACAGCTGGTACTGACCTGGGACCCTAAAAAGGAGGCGCAGGCCATTTGCACAGAGCTGGTTGCCCAGACTAGAGACCTCCAGAAAGAGGTGGCCTGCCTCAGAGACCTTCTGCGTAaggttagtctctctctctctctctctctctctcgctctctctctctctctcctttttccatctctctttgtgtttgtttccgtcagtactctcacacacacacacacacatgcacaagcacacatacagcagaATGAATCATCCTCCTCAGACATAGTCCTCTTCTTGAAAGGCCCTTCATCTTGTTGGTGCGTTCCAGCCCTGGCTGAGGGTTTGTGGGCCTCCATCGGTGGGTGAGGGTGGATGGTGGGGGGGTTTTGACAGGCTTCAGCCCTCACAGTCCATAACTCAGGTGGAGGCTCGGAGGTACAGCAGCCTCCCCGCGGTAGAGCGGAGAGAGGCCGAGAcgagagaagaatggagagagtggaggagaggagagggggatggccGCCGTATCAGCCTGGAATCCGACGGCCAACGGGGGCCATGTGGCCAGGCTGGCGGCCGGCCCAGAGAGAGCCGCCTCGGCCGGAGACTttcccagccaatcagagcggCCTGACAAAAGAGAATGCGTCCTATTGCATCAATCAATGACCAGGAGAAACTCCACGCACTTTGTGCATTCCAGCTCCTCTCCTCAAGGAACCATCAAGCAATCAGTTATTTCTGCTAGAGCATGATTGCCCCTTAATAGCGTTCTCCTCGCTCCATTCATCATTTTATTAAGCTCATTATCTTGCCAAATTGGGCACACATACAAAGGTGGCAAGGTATTACATTGTGTTGCAGCTCAGTTCTACATATTTCATCACATTCAATATGCTTGTTATGTTATGACATGCGTGTTTTGGCTTTCTCTATTGAATGCAATTTTGTGCTTTTAATGAATCTTTTGATGTCAGGCAGGCCTGGAATGATTTCATACCTATTCTCATGAagatatgcctgtgtgtgtgtgtgtgtgtgtgtgtgtctgtgtgagagagagtgtgtgtgtgtgtgtgtgtgtgtgtgtgtgtgtgtgtgtgtgtgtgtgagagagagagagaaaaagagaaagagagagatggatgggaaAAGAAGGTGGTGCATGGCTTGTTTTTCCTGAAGCATATGCAGTTGGAACTGACATGGTGGATTTATAGCTCTAGATGGCGGCTTTGAATAAGCGCTTCAGTAGTGTGGCAAAAAGACAGTTCAAGTGAAATAGGgcaggaaagaagaaaaggagaagcatgaaaaaaaacacgtttTCACTCGTAGCTAGCAGTTAGTGAAATTAAAAACTCATTTGGAGATTTTCACACCAGACACCTTTCAACTCTGCCGTGGGAATATAATTCAGGCAAACAGCTCATGTCATTTTTCATTGTCTGCAAGTGCCAATGGTCACCCTGTACATCTCCTTCTGTTTATTATTTCTCTTGTGTCCTCTGAAAGATTATTGTCTGTTTTACTAGCATGGTAGATCTCTGGAAATGTGTGATTGCACTGCCTAAAAGAATTTAAATTACAATAGGTTTTAAATCAATTGTAGATAAAGTTAACAAATATTCCTTCCTTCATTGAGCAAGctgtggaatatttttttttttaatggggtggggagggtgttCCTTATTTCATTCAGTTTATCTTTGTACTTTGTACACCCAAAGCCCCCAAGCAATTTGATCAAGTTTACAGCCTCCCGGTTgtctttaaacatttttaatgCGCCTTTGAACTTGGCTTAGATGTGCCCAGTGCTCCCCGCAGCTGGAAATGGTGTGTGACAGCGCCGGTGGTGTTAAGCTGCTTTTCTGAGTTGAGTCTTTAGCCGGCCCGAACGGGCTCAGGTGACGCAGACATGCCAGGAAGCGTTCCCCCGGTCTTTGTGACCTGATGTGACGGGACACGTCCTCTCCATAGGTAGTAAGCACATTTTAATTCGAGCCAGTCCCTGGTGTAAAGTGAGACATTGTTTTCCCTGGCCCCCAGAGTGGGCAGGGGTGGTGATTCAGGTGAAGTGGAAGGTGATTGGTGTAATACAGTTAGGATTAGGGCTCCGGAGGTCCCTGCGCATTGGCTCATTAGCTGGCTGTGAGAGCGGGctagcgagcgagcgagcgagcgaacgAGCGAGCCCAGTGTTTCCAACTCCAATTTAATCTTGTGATGCCTTCTGCTGCTGCCTAGATGGACCCGGCCGAGTCCCCCGGTCAGCCCGCCCGGCCCAGTTCCCACGGCCGCCTCCGGAGATGGCTGCCCAAGACGCTCGCACTGGGCATGCTCGCAGCGGGCCTGCTGCTTCTGGTCTCGCCGACCCGGAGGAGCGTGAAGATGTGGGCCTGAGAATCGTGTTTTATGGCTCTGCTGTCACATATTCCCGAGACTGCCCAAGCCAGATGGGGTGCGAGTGCTTCACCTAGTGCGTAGAGGAACAGTTCACACAACACAGTTATAATGGGACCCTTCACAGAATGGAGAGAATCAATtctcagcccccctccccccccccaccccacacacacacacacacacaccctcagtatACAGTGAAGGCGTAACTAAAAGCTGGCTTGCTAACCTGTGGAGGAGGAATGCTTATAGTGGCTTGCATATTTTGGCTGAAAGTTTTGTTaagagttttatttatttattatttttagctgattttcttgtttatgtttaaaaataaaaaaggcagtTTATGTTTGATTTTGGTTTTATGAGGTAATTGTTCCCAGTTCTAGTTTGTTCTGTTTTCACACACCCTGTAATGTAGACTTTTGTAAATAATACATGCATATACTTTTATTTCCTTAACCTTATATCAATTTTATGTTTCGAAATaagtttttcttttgttaatgTAATCATCACATTACTACTAGGTGAAGTTTACTTTCTGTACATTTGTTCCAGTTACATGATTAGACATTTAGTggtgcaaaataaaaaataaatgaaatgattgGGACATAATGTGGCTTATATTGGAATCATTAGAATGGTCTATGACTGTTTACAtattacttttgtgtgtgtcgaCAGAACTAAATCCAACTTCTAGCTGTAAAGTCTGTATTCTTTTCTGAACGGAACTCTGTTGGACTGATCCAGACTAGAGTTGCTGCGAATAGGAACATCTAATATAGAGCATGAAGGCATTTTATTTGTCAAAGTTGGTTGTCCCCTTTACCTGGCTCTAAGATAAATCTGAACAATTCCCAATATTAAGCTCAATATTGCTATAGTATAGCCCGTAAAGACGGAGGTTCAGGCATAAAAGGTAgcttgaaattaaattaattcgAAATCCATTGTATAAATGGCATGTCGCTTAGGCTATTCATCTTGCTGTTAAGACAGTTTTCTTCCGCGCAGGAAGAAGAATCCAATTTGACCATTAATCTCCGTCCTCTCTACGGACAAGACCTCCCAATAAAAAGAATCGCACATTAAATCTCTTGCATAAATGGGAGATCAAAGATGAAGGAAATAGAGAGTGACAATCGTACCGATCGTGGAAAAAAGTTCAAAAGAATGTGATAATCCAATTTCAATGCACACATGAGAGTTTACGGAGTTGGCGGAGGGTTGGTGGAGGAAATGTGCTATTacaaaaaagaatacaaattgGCTAAATTGTTTTcaaaagaatgtgtttttgtgtgtgaaagttatttTAAAGGTTGCATCAGTCGTGATCATAATAGGCTTCAAGTATCAGGGTTGTGTTTGACATGTACTTTATGATTGTTTTTGTTGAGAAAATATTGTCTGAGGTATCACGTACCACATTCTACACCTTGCCGTTTGGATATCAGCCAAGCCTGTGTCTGGTGTCAAGCTAGCCTGAACAGATACTTTCAGACATCTAATTTCTGCACTTCATTCCAGAGACAGGACTGCGCCCACCCCTTGTGTAAGCAATTTAAACCTGATAGGAGATCATCAGCTATCTCAACACTGCGAATTTTTGTTAACTCAAGATCGACCAATATCATTAGAACTACCTCAACCGACCAACGACCTGACCAGGATGTTTTTATGTCGAATGATCATTTCGTTAGTCGTCTGAGCGATGCTTTTTGATCCGAGGTGTCATTTGTATGTGAATCGGATAGGTAGTTGCGATTTTGCTTATGCATTTTTATTGCTGTCACTTTTTATGCGGTTCTTTTTTCTTACGCATGGATGTCCCTGAAACTGTGCCTGAACCAATGAGTAAGCCTTAACGATCAAACATTTGTAATATGAACTTATTGCCAAGTGGGatatgtttttctgtgtgtgtgacaatctTCTGGTTTACATCAGAGGTGGACGCTTCTTGGTGGTgagtctgattttttttttgtaatgtgtaatcactgacaTATTGTAGTATAATTAAAGATGAAAGATTTGCTATGCATATATTATACTTGGTTTTGAAAATTGCAATATGTAGAGGTAGATATTCATTATGTCGCATTGCAACTTTTTTAGAAACCAAGAAACTtttggtgtgtggtgtatcCGCTCTTATGTCGAATTAAGTAGGACATTTTGAAATTGCCTAATTGTTTTAGTCAGTTAATAcaggttgtattttttttatagcctaAATAGTCCACTGCGTAAATAGTCAGGGTCCGGTGCCCTTGCGTGCAGCTCATGTCTTTGAACTTTGTGGAAGGCACACAATTTGAAGAGATTTAAATCGATCACAGCGCTTTCATCTTGTATGCAGGCACATGGGTACCCTCGGGTCGCAAGTGATGTGTGACAACATCCCTGGACTAGTTAGTAAGCAGCGCCAGTTGTGTCGCCAGCATCCAAAAATAATGCAGGCAGTTGGGACTGGAGTGAAAGAGTGGATAGGAGAATGCCAGCATCAGTTCCAGAACCACCGCTGGAATTGCAACACCATGGCACGGGATCATAACGTTTTCGGGAAACTCCTGCATCGTAGTAAGTATGAAGAATTGCGTTTTTCTTTGAGGGGATTGCGTGTTGTGGACAGGTGTCTTCGAAACCCTTCTTCAAAAAGTCTttacaaaaataacatttagaACTGCCACACACGGGGTTGAGAAGTGTATTAAAACGGACATAGATTTCACGGCCAAGTTAACTGCTCTATAAACTCCGCGTTTTAGCTAATTTTGTCATTATAAGAAATAGATGAGGGCCCTCTATGAGCCGGACAGTATGGCACAATTTTGTACACCCACATATTACACTTATTTGTAAAACCAAGTAGTCAAATTAAGAAGCTACGATTCTCAGAATCCCCATTTGAAATCATATTAACAGGAATATCCCAACAGGAACTGGCCTGCTGGAGTCTCCCAGGCTTCTTAATGAAGCGGGACCGGACTTTAAAGTTTTAATCTCCACCGATAATCTGCTTTCCCGAAGCCTGTAGACCTCCCAGGCGTCCCACTGCAAAGCAATGGGAAGAGGCTGTGATGGGTAGTCTTGTCTCTTCGGCTCTGTGAAAGTCGACTTATTGTCAATGTCAAGGCACTAATTGTAAACAATTGAAGGGAATTTCTGGTCTTTTTCCCTGCCATGGGGGAAAGTCTGTTCAAAGCAGGGCTTATATACTGTTTTTGCAACCCCCTTATTTTTTCACTAATGTAGCCTacaccttgcacacacactcaaacattcaaACATAGGGTATATATTTTCATTAATATGTcgtactctcgctctctctctctctcctccctccccctctaccCACATGTCAGTGTTCTTGTCAGATATGATATCTTGTCAGGGGGAAGTACAAAACAGACGATACCTTTATCATGAAGTGTGTTatcaaggcagtgtgtgtgtgactacgtGTCATCAAAGAAAGAgtggtttttttttaaggcttttTTTCTCCGTTTTTGATTTTATCAAAATTCATTCTGAACATAATACTGATTGGTTGAGTCTTAGTTCAGCAACAAAAATACATGTAAGTTTCAAACATGACAGGCACTTTCTGGAAGTCCAGCATAGTATTCCCTGTGACCTGGTCAGCTGGAGTGTATTTTGGATGGGAAAGAGCAATTCTTGATCTACTTTTCAGGCAGTCGTGAGGCGGCCTTCGTGTATGCCATCTCCTCTGCGGGCGTGGTCTACACCTTGACCCGAGCCTGCAGCCAGGGGGAGCTGGACTCTTGCTCCTGTGACCCAGGGAAGAAGGGCTCCTCCTGGGACGACAAAGGGACCTTCGAATGGGGCGGCTGCAGCGATCATGTGGACTATGCCATCAAGTTCACCCAGGCCTTCATAGATgccaaagagaagaaagaacgaGATGCTAGGGCCCTCACCAACCTCCACAACAACCGAGCGGGGCGGAAGGTgaccacacacctacacacacacacacacacacagatacagtcaaatacacacacacacacacactcacacacataggaacagatacactcaaatacacaaagTTTTACACTGAATTTTGTACTGTGCTGCACTGATATAGGGCATGAATGTGTTGTACAAATTCATCTGTCTACATGAGTTGACTTGTGTCCTGTTTTCTTGTTTAAGTGAAAAGCTTAACCTTAAATGTGAAACGAATGAGTCTGAAATCCCAGCATTTAAGTTTTTAGGATGGCTTCAGACTAAAGTAATGCTTAGATTTTTGATTAAGGCTGGACTACGCCCAAGCCATCCAATGTCAACTAGTCATGATTCAGCCTTGAAGTAGTATATTTGGCACAATGAATTGCATGAGAGAATTACCCACGGCTGGTATAGGTTAGGGTGTGACATATGCTTGGTTGTGTCTTGGCACAGTCATTTTACCATCCCTCTGCTTTTCTCCGGCCGGCGATGCCCGTGTCCTCTCCGCAGGCAGTCAAGCGCTTCATGAAGCTGGAGTGTAAGTGCCACGGTGTCAGCGGCTCCTGCAACGTGCGCACCTGCTGGCTGGCCATGGCCGACTTCAGGCAGACGGGCGACTACCTGCGCAAGAAGTACAACAGCGCCGTGCAGGTGGTGATGAACCAGTACGGCACGGGCTTCACGCGGGCGCTCCGCAAGTTCAAGAGGCCCACCAAGAATGATCTGGTGTACTTCGAGGACTCCCCAGACTACTGCATACGGGACCACGACTCCGGTGAGTGAAACAAGCAGAACTGACACAGTGGCCAGTGCTTAGATAAGCAACAGGAAAAACCTCTTGAAGAAGTGAAGAGGATTCCTTTGATGTGATAAATCCTTTGATAGTTGATCGCACATGTGGTAGATAAgtaatgtttgtgtttcagcTGTATCTGAACGGTGGGTGAGGCGGACACGATGTGCCATAGTATAGCCACAGATAAAGTTCTTAACCACAAGTAAAGTTATTAACCACAGGTAAATACAGGTAGCTGTATCTCTAATGTCTAATGACTAATGTCACAGCTGCAAAAGCTTCATGGCGATTTGTGTGTTGGAGTGCTCCCTGCTCTCTTGATCCCGCCAGAGGCCAGAAGCACAGTGAGGAGCGAGCCTTTGTGAGGCTGCTCCCTGAGAAATGCCCTTGTGAAACCCCATCACTCGGCTGGCTCGGGGACCCCGCGCGCCTCTCTTGCCCCGGGTCTGTAAAACATTAGTcttgcactcagacacacaaaggggATGTAAGCAGAGAGCGGCGCGGTTGTGGCACACACAGTAGTCATTACACAGGGCCTGTTAACCCGATGCAGCCGGAGCTCTGTCCCCAGGCCATGTCCTGTCCCCCGCTCTCTATCCCTGTCGACTGAATAAGACCAGGTGTATCAGGAGTGGGGAGAGTCGCCCTACTCTTATATCTGGATAActgggaagggtgtgtgtgtgtgtgtgtgtgtgtgagtgtatatatatgtgtgagtgtgtgtgtgtgtattgggtgggtgggtgggggggttgccTGTCAGGCAGCAGATGATCCCAGCTATCAGGTGACGGTGTGCGTTTAAGGCACATTACCACACTTCTGTAGGCAGAGTGGAGCTGAAACACAATCTGGACACAGCGCAATAAATTACCCCCCCTTCTAGACTGCACCTCTTCTTCTGACAGTCCCAAAAGGCATTTTTTGCTCAGGGAAGTCATGTGTTTgaccccacaacccccccttccccaagCGGCCCCTTAAGCAAGGAGGTAGGTACAGGCctccctgaaaaaaaaagtaagggTCTGCTTTTACTGTACCTCGTTTTATTTAATAGCTTTTACTCAAGTCCTCAAGAGTTAATAACCGTCTGAATGACCTGTGCCATGCTCCATTGAGGACTTTCACTTCCCGTTGTTTTTAGAGCCTTGTTGGGATGTTCTGGTTTGATCCCTGTTCCTTTGTGCCCGCAGCCTTGGCGTCACGCGGCCCTCGCTATCCGTCCTGCGCAGGTAGCGCCGCAGCCCCGGTGACGTGTGAGAAAGTCGGGGGCCCGGCCCCGTCTGTTTGGTCCTAGTCAcggccagggggggggggggatgcaggcaagcagacaagcagacagaagCTTTGCCTTCCCCCTTCCAAAAGTGTGAAATCAATTCCCGGCTCCCGCCGTGGCTCCACATGCTAAACTCATCTCTTGGCACCCCTTCATCTTAATTCAATAAACAGACGTGTTTCAGGTGGAGCCCACTGCCCGTGATGTAAGCGATAGCGAGGCAGAGGCATACCAGCCAGCTGGAGCAGTGAGGTACGGGGAGTGGCCATGTCGTGCCCAGACACATACCTGGCTTCTCCCAAACCCAGAGAGCAGGCGAGGGAGAGagccagtgctgctgctgctgctgctgctgctgctgctgcggctgcaaCTCTACAGAGCCTGGGCTTGGGGCTCAGATGCTGTTGTTGTGGGTGGAACATGACAGTTGTGTTTGTGGGGCTAATTGAGTGGTAGCTCTCATAGGTCTAGTAGCTTATTGTGTGTGACtttaggtaagtgtgtgtgtgtgtgtgtgtgtgtgtttaggggggaTGCGTATCGGCACGTTGCCAGGCTGGTGGCGAGATGAGTCGTTTAGGgttggtggtgggtgggtgggggggggagagattaCACGTCTCTTTAAAATGAACATGTGATGAGGCCCTTAGCAGCAAGTGAGAGGTGCTGTCAGCAGTCTCTCATCTCACCTGCAATGGGAACCAGGCGGCCATCTCCACCTGCGGCCTCCCTCTGAGCCACCTCAGTGTCCCTCAGCTGCGGCAGGAGGGCAACTTTAATATAGGGGCACCGCGGGGGGCCTCAGCTCACAAGGCAGCACTGATCAGGGCACAGTTACAGCTGTGGGCAAACAGGGGAGATGACGACAAGGGGCTGATCTTAGTACATCTTCTCAATGGTGtcatttaaatgttattttccaTACAGTCATATTCTATTAGTACATGCTACCCCTTTGACTGATGACATGGAAGTCATGTTCTACTAGAGCGGTGGGATCATGCAGTGTTTGATGGGGCCTGGAGTCTCAGGGGccagtttcacacacatacctccatGTTCTGATgatctcgttctctttctcccctccttccctgcAGGCTCAGCGGGCACCGGGGGCCGAATCTGCAACCGGACGGCTCGTGGCGCAGACAGCTGCGAGGTCATGTGCTGTGGCCGTGGCTACGACACGTCGCGCGTCAGCCGCACCACCAAATGCGAGTGCAAGTTCCACTGGTGCTGTGAGGTGCACTGCCGCGACTGCCACGAGGAAGTGGATGTTCACACCTGCAAGGGCCCGTCGTGACCACCCCCTCcgctcaaacccccccccccccactgatcCAGGGTCAGTGAGTTGACACCGTCGCCAACACACAGATGTGATCTCTGCTGTCCCACAATCAGCCTTTGG
Above is a genomic segment from Clupea harengus chromosome 3, Ch_v2.0.2, whole genome shotgun sequence containing:
- the wnt2 gene encoding protein Wnt-2, translated to MNLLPSGICFSVCVTIFWFTSEVDASWWHMGTLGSQVMCDNIPGLVSKQRQLCRQHPKIMQAVGTGVKEWIGECQHQFQNHRWNCNTMARDHNVFGKLLHRSSREAAFVYAISSAGVVYTLTRACSQGELDSCSCDPGKKGSSWDDKGTFEWGGCSDHVDYAIKFTQAFIDAKEKKERDARALTNLHNNRAGRKAVKRFMKLECKCHGVSGSCNVRTCWLAMADFRQTGDYLRKKYNSAVQVVMNQYGTGFTRALRKFKRPTKNDLVYFEDSPDYCIRDHDSGSAGTGGRICNRTARGADSCEVMCCGRGYDTSRVSRTTKCECKFHWCCEVHCRDCHEEVDVHTCKGPS